The genomic region TCTCGGAGGTAGTGATCATCTCCAGGTTGATTCCTTCATCAGCCAGGGCCTCAAACATATCGGCAGCCACGCCGGGGTGGGAAATCATGCCGGCCCCGACGATAGATACCTTGGCCACATCTTCATCATGGGTGTAGCTTTTAAAGCCCACTTCCTCCCGGATCTCTTCTATAATTTGCAGGGCCTTGCGCAGGTCATCCCGGGTGGTGGTGAAGCCGATGTCGTTCATGTTGTTGCGCATGGCGCTTTGAATGATCATATCTACGTTAATGTTTTGGGCGGATAAGGCCTTAAAGATTTTCTTGGCTACGCCCGGTTGATCCGGCACATCAAACAATCCGATTTTAACTACGTTATAATCATAGGCTACGCCGCTAACTACTGGTGCATTTTCCATATCCGGTGCCTCCTCGACAATTGTACCTTCCCTGTGGTCAAAACTGGTGCGCACATGCAGGGGAATACCATATTGTTTAGCCACTTCTACCGACCGGGGGTGCAGTACCTGGGCCCCCAGGCTGGCCAGCTCCAGCATTTCATCAAAGGAGATCCGTTCCAGCTTGCTGGCTTCCGGGACCAGCCGGGGGTCGGTGGTATAAACTCCGTCCACATCGGTAAAGATTTCGCAGACATCGGCCTGCAGAGCCGCGGCCAGGGCCACTGCCGTGGTATCCG from Desulfotomaculum nigrificans DSM 574 harbors:
- a CDS encoding aspartate kinase, translating into MLVVKKFGGSSVANPERIKRVARRVVEEQQRGNQVVVVVSAMGDTTDELIELMKQVTDNPSEREMDMLLSTGEQVSIALLAMAIKDLGVDVVSLTGAQVGIYTDDVHTKAKILDITTDRIGEELAQGRIVVVAGFQGVNSHNDITTLGRGGSDTTAVALAAALQADVCEIFTDVDGVYTTDPRLVPEASKLERISFDEMLELASLGAQVLHPRSVEVAKQYGIPLHVRTSFDHREGTIVEEAPDMENAPVVSGVAYDYNVVKIGLFDVPDQPGVAKKIFKALSAQNINVDMIIQSAMRNNMNDIGFTTTRDDLRKALQIIEEIREEVGFKSYTHDEDVAKVSIVGAGMISHPGVAADMFEALADEGINLEMITTSEIKVSCVIKRAETEKAVKALHKKFRLHDLEEAKKYGK